A segment of the Phoenix dactylifera cultivar Barhee BC4 chromosome 15, palm_55x_up_171113_PBpolish2nd_filt_p, whole genome shotgun sequence genome:
GAGTAAAATTAATGAAAGTATGGATGAATCAAAACCTAAGAACTGTATTTCGTCACAAAACAAAAGCATCATTTGGTATCTTGATGAGGGCTTACAATTAGAGCAGCAGAGTGGCAGAATGCAGCACCACGAGCATTAGTAGCAGCATACTCATCATATTCGGCTTCAAGGAAGTGGTGCTGTGCTGCTGCCAATGCAAGGACCCGAGGGTCACGCAAATCCAGTGGGGCACTACCGATGGTCCAACCTCCACTGCAACCCCAGCAAAATGAATCATAAGAACAATAGGTTTCACACATGACAATTGAAATTCAGATCCAAATGGTACAGATAAATGATCAACATGATACAGCAAGAGCAAAGACTTGTTCAAAACTGTTAAACAATTCTCTTAGAACGTTTGAGTGGGTCAATGATACATATAGAAGAAACTCGCCTGATGTCAATAGTTGTCTCATCAGGGTGGACTTGGGGAGGTGCAGTGTACCCAGGCTTGTATGGCTGTATCAAAAGAATACTACACTGTcagcatttattcaataatttaTATCACAGCTTTATCACAGTATGTATTTTAGTATATTCCAAGGTCAAAACAGTAAATACCATATCATTCCAAAAATGCAggcaattaaaatataaatatacacatatatatatatagaatattATCATacaaaaaccttttttttcttttttttttgctaagacgGGCAAGTCAGACTATCCGAGTCTGAACATacctaataaaatcaaaaaacaaaatatcccGGAATGCCATAGGCAATTCCTCTCCCCGGGTCCACAGGGTGCTGCCAGAGTAGTTGGCCGCAAaagcagccacccaatccgcaatATTGTTGGCCTCCTGAAAAACGTGCTTAGCCTGAAAGGCCATCCCATCCCCGCTTATCGACCAAATGTCCCGAAGTAGGGGGTGATCCCCACCCCGGCCACTCGGACCTCTTGGATCCAATCTATCACTGTGACTGAGTCACCCTCCAAAACGATAGAGCTGGCTTGCAATGCCCGACAAGCATAGCGAATGCCCGCCCAAGCCACACACAGCTCAGCTCTAGGAACCGTGGTATCTGACAGCTGACAACCGCTTGCCGCAACCACCCTAGAGCGCGAGTCCCTAACAACCACAAAACCTGCGCCCCCTCTATACCCTTCGTCCAATACCGATCCATCGAAATTAACCTTAaggaagctcgggggtgggggcttccaggtgaagaacaccatcCGTGGCACTACCTGAGCATGATAAGAGTTCCAAATATCCCGAGTTATCAAAGGCCTGCCTACCAGGATAACCCGAAAGAACTCCGCAGCCAGTACTCGGCCCCGCTCCACCGCAAGCCGCGGAGACAAACTGCGTTCACCGAAGGTCCGAGCATTTCTAGCCAACCAAATCTGGTGCGCAATACAGGTCGCTCCGAAAGCCGTATGACATAACTGGGAACTACTAGACCATCGCCGGATGGCCTGCAGGAACTGGTCCCTCTTGCCCCAGACCCCTTGTGGGAACTCGGATAGCTGCCAGGTTCCCCTCGCCCATCCACACCGGAAAAGCACGTGGTCGAAAGTCTCGTCATCCCCACACCAAGCACAATGTGGGGGTATGTTCCCCCCGTCTACTTAGGACATCTCTCGTGGGTAGTTCGTTCCAAACTACCTTCCAAAGGAACAAGGCCAGTCTCAGATGTAGCCCAAACTGCCAAACCCAATCACAATCCGGGCCGGTGTCATGATCCCGCTCCAAGACCCGGGCGACGTCCCCTACACTAACCCTGGTCCTGCAGGAGAACCACCAGACTCGAACATCTAGTCCGGCGCACCCCGACACCGGAAGGAGTCGCACCGACTCAGCCAGATGCACACCAAACACCTACCTCAACCTATCCTCATCCCACTCCCCCCCTCCAATAGTGAGTAGATCGCTCACCCGTAAACCCTCGACCCCCTCCAGTAACCTTCCCTACGGTGTCCAAACATTACGATTTAATGCATTCAAATTCTACATCATGCGATAAAGACTGATGCAGTAGAGACaccaaaataataatttaagCATTAAATGATTGGATGCGCATTCCATGAAGTCATAAGGCATGAGCCATTGCGTACTATCAGAGACAGACAGATACATACACACATGCGCACGCGCGCACATACacacgcagagagagagagagagagagagagcttcatGTTCTTTTAACATTCATAGACATAATGGTAGCACACAAATTAAAGTTGGATGTTCAGAAACTACAGTAAGATCTATGTTCAGAAACTACACTGTcagcatttattcaataatttaTATCACAGCTTTATCACAGTATGTATTTTAGTATATTCCAAGGTCAAAACAGTAAATACCATATCATTCCAAAAATGCAggcaattaaaatataaatatacacatatatatatatatatagaatattATCATacaaaaaccttttttttctttttttttttgctaagacgGGCAAGTCAGACTATCCGAGTCTGAACATacctaataaaatcaaaaaacaaaatatcccGGAATGCCATAGGCAATTCCTCTCCCCGGGTCCACAGGGTGCTGCCAGAGTAGTTGGCCGCAAaagcagccacccaatccgcaatATTGTTGGCCTCCTGAAAAACGTGCTTAGCCTGAAAGGCCATCCCATCCCCGCTTATCGACCAAATGTCCCGAAGTAGGGGGTGATCCCCACCCCGGCCACTCGGACCTCTTGGATCCAATCTATCACTGTGACTGAGTCACCCTCCAAAATGATAGAGCTGGCTTGCAATGCCCGGCAAGCATAGCGAATGCCCGCCCAAGCTACACACAGCTCAGCTCTAGGAACCGTGGTATCTGACAGCTGACAACCGCTTGCCGCAACCACCCTCGAGCGCGAGTCCCTAACAACCACAAAACCTGCGCCCCCTCTATACCCTTCGTCCAATACCGATCCATCGAAATTAACCTTAaggaagctcgggggtgggggcttccaggtgaagaacaccatcCGTGGCACTACCTGAGCATGATAAGAGTTCCAAATATCCCGAGTTATCAAAGGCCTGCCTACCAGGATAACCCGAAAGAACTCCGCAGCCAGTACTCGGCCCCGCTCCACCGCAAGCCGCGGAGACAAACTGCGTTCACCGAAGGTCCGAGCATTTCTAGCCAACCAAATCTGGTGCGCAATACAGGTCGCTCCGAAAGCCGTATGACATAACTGGGAACTACTAGACCATCGCCGGATGGCCTGCAGGAACTGGTCCCTCTTGCCCCAGACCCCTTGTGGGAACTCGGATAGCTGCCAGGTTCCCCTCGCCCATCCACACCGGAAAAGCACGTGGTCGAAAGTCTCGTCATCCCCACACCAAGCACAATGTGGGGGTATGTTCCCCCCGTCTACTTAGGACATCTCTCGTGGGTAGTTCGTTCCAAACTACCTTCCAAAGGAACAAGGCCAGTCTCAGATGTAGCCCAAACTGCCAAACCCAATCACAATCCGGGCCGGTGTCATGATCCCGCTCCAAGACCCGGGCGACGTCCCCTACACTAACCCTGGTCCTGCAGGAGAACCACCAGACTCGAACATCTAGTCCGGCGCACCCCGACACCGGAAGGAGTCGCACCGACTCAGCCAGATGCACACCAAACACCTACCTCAACCTATCCTCATCCCACTCCCCCCCTCCAATAGTGAGTAGATCGCTCACCCGTAAACCCTCGACCCCCTCCAGTAACCTTCCCTACGGTGTCCAAACATTACGATTTAATGCATTCAAATTCTACATCATGCGATAAAGACAGATGCAGTAGAGACaccaaaataataatttaagCATTAAATGATTGGATGCGCATTCCATGAAGTCATAAGGCATGAGCCATTGCGTACTATCAGAGACAGACAGATACATACACACATGCGCACGCGCGCACATACacacgcagagagagagagagagagagagagagagagagagagagagagagagagagcttcatGTTCTTTTAACATTCATAGACATAATGGTAGCACACAAATTAAAGTTGGATGTTCAGAAACTACAGTAAGATCTATGACTCACCTCATGGCAGATCTCACAGGTTATATCTCCTTTTTCATTGCACCAGTGCTGCACACATGCCCTATGAACATACTGTATACAACAAAATTGTAGAGTAACATCCATGTCATATATACCATTAAGAAAagaacactaaaagaaaaattgttgTTTCTGCCAATCCATGAATGACATTGGAGAGAAATCGTAAATATAGTTTACATTCTACACCagtaaattaaataaaaagcCCGATTTAAGAAGATATGAGAAAGCAAGCAGTAGAGTTTTAGGCCCCGAGTAATCCTAGCAAAAGCACTTATTTCCAGAACAAAAAGATAGCTAcaacagaaaagaaaattttctacAGAGAAAATTACAATACATAGAAGAGAATCTAAGTCTCGTGTTTAGTACAAGGAATATATGGCCAAAGGTATagaaccaaaggaaagaacttATAGCATCTTACCATCAACATGtaatgaaatttaaaaaaaaaaactatatttcGAAAAGCTAAAGCTaaagatttttaattttcaagcAGTGAGAATtttcagcccagtaagtaatgagcCTGGCTAAATGTTAATACGACATGAGGGAAACACAACTGTTTTTCTAAGTAGCCATACTTCTCTTAGGATTTAAATTTCATATCAATTTTCGCTACAGCTGTCCAAGCCTTCTTTGGTCTGCCCTACCTGTTTGCTAAGGAAATCCACAACCTATGACACAGCAGTCGCCACTTTATCCTCCTACCAAAGTTTCCAAATGCTGAGATTTAGGCAAGGTTTTCAAGTTCAGATTTCGGCCAAGACCAATATGAAACTGGCCAAAATTTTCTGTTTCTGTCAGTTTCAGTCAATCTCAGCCAGTTTTGGCTGGTTTTGGTCGGTTTCAACCAGTTGCAGACAGTTACGGTCAAAACcaaccaaattttttttaaaaaaaaagtaatgtgTTTTTTTAACAATCAGTGTTTACTATTCTATATAATTCATTAGTACTATATACTTATTCAATTAGACTTCTATCCATCAAGACATCAGCTATCAACATGTTTATGCGATGTCAGATTTGAAAGGTTGCAGCATAGCTAAGGATTGTCAGGAAGTAGTCTGTTTAGGAAAAAAAACATTGCAAGATGTCAACTATAAAGATGTGTGCATATTAAATTTGAAGAATATTGCAACCTGTAGAGGTAACAATGCAACTATTTGGAGAGAGAAGATATCTTTTAATTAATGCATTAAGCTTCAATATAGTAAAACTATCCAAACTTCATAAATTATGATATTAAATGACTCATAACACAACAAGATGATCTGAAATTGCTTgtcttgatttcctttcttttttcttttttttttttgatttttttttctgattttttgacTGAAACTCCAAAACTTGGAGGGAAACTACTGAAACCACTCAACTGCTTAAACCAAGACTCTATGGGGGAGACCCAAACCAAAACAAGAACTGAGCATTAAAACCTCAGGTTTAGGTCATCTCAGGGAGTGATCCACATTGAGAAGAACCAGGATTTCAATTTATCTCAGCCAATATCATACAGGGGGAAACCACAGGAAGAACTGAGATAATGTGAAATTTGGTTCATATTCAAGGACTGAGATGTAACATCAAGGCCAATTTAGTAAAAtcgggatcatctaaaattttaaGATATAATTTAGGGGTGTGGTGTGGGTCTGCTGCAAAGCAAATTCAGTTTCTGTTGTGGGAATGCCTGCAAGACACAGACCTTGAGATTCACATGGCACTCTGGTAAATTTTCATTCCTCTTCTGAGCACATGATGCCAaacatgaatcccaaagtcagcCATGCATTTTCAAGCCAGACCTCTAGTAGACCAAGTTTCCACTTTGCAAAAAACCTAAACCACACTTTTGAGAGGTGGGCCCCTAGCAGAAACCACGTTTCCATTTCGCAGCAGAGCTAAACCAAGCCCTTGATTtagaatattaattatttaaaaaaaaacattaaaggTCATAAAGCAAAGACAGAAAAATCTTGAATCATAGATTGCTATCTTATTGGCTGACATCTCAAGACATATTGGTTTGTATTAAATGAAATAGCATTTCAAGACTAAATATATATCACCAAAGGGTCACCGATATCAATACAAACCAATATCTTAACTGATATGAAAACCTTGCCTCCTAACGGTGCCACTTCTAACTTTTTTTAGTTCCTTCTTGTGCCACTTCTAACATTCCTTTCCTATTGAATTTTGATCATGTATCATCTACAATGCACAACATTCTTATCATATAATAAAACAGAACAAAGGAAGTAAAGCATACAAATATCAAGCAAAAATCATAGATAGGGTTAAAAATACACCACATGGCATAACTGGCATTATTGCGCCACTGTGCATGGTTATGTTTGATAACCAGGGGACAAGTAGTGTGAATACTAAAAAACATAATAAACAAGAGGAACGTACCAAGGACAGCCCAAGAATAGTAAATTTAGAGGCAAAATAATTCAAACGTTGCAATGGGTATTGAATTACAAGATTCATCATACAATCAACTAAAACAACTAATAGGTCATGAGTCATAACAAGAAGACCATTACTTAAACATCAATAGTAACTGACCAGACATTCTTgacaattgaaaaaaaaaattaaggatcaGAGCATGGACTGGAAAACATGGAAGTATATGCTACAAATTCCAATATCAAGAAAAAACCATGGCACACCCAATTATATAACATATCATGACAAGACCCACAAATGGTAAAGCATCCTCTTTTAATCGATGGCTTCAATCCAGcttccacacacacacaaacacagagagagagagagagagagagtatagaAGAGACAAAGGCGCCAATACCAGGAAAAAACCATGGCACACCCAATTATATAACATATCATGACAAGACCCACAAATGGTAAAACATCCTCCTTTGATCGATGGCTttaatcacacacacacacacacacacagagggaGTATAGAAGAGATAAAGGCACTCATACATCGCAAGTGAGAATTCTGCAACAAATCATGAAAAACAAAATGAAGCACATTATAAGGGTGGTGATCCTTGACTCCATAAATTTAAGGCTGCTATAATAATTATACCTACCATCATAGGAGTTTACGGAAAAATACAACAATGACTTAAAATAATATAACTTCGAAATTCAACCAAGCATATTATGCATATGATTTATCCAACAATAACATAATTATTCAGCTGAAAAGCACTCATTTACCGTCATCAACCTTTGTCCATATGAACTTGATAACTCAACTAACAAGACAAAATGGTTTCATGGATAAAGACCTTTAGACTGCCACTGCAGGCACAAGGGGTCTCCAGATTTTTAATGTGATCCTCCTCCTGGCAAATACGACACTCTGCCATCTGAATAAGCGGCTCCTCATCATCTTCATCCAAgcgttcctcctcctcctcctccttatcCTTTCTAGACCCAACCGGCAAAGGCGAAGGAACAGAAGGAGCATGTACAGGTTCTCCAGAAGAACTTGAACCCTCCTTTTGGTGTATTGTTCCGATGGTTTGTGGCGCTATGAGACGGTCAACATGCAACACAACATGGTCTCCCATTGCCAAAATAAATCTCGGGTTATGTAAATTCAGCAAAATTCACGACAAAACTCCCTCTTTTCTATGTTTTCACCGCAAAAGATTCCTTCTTGGAGCTCAAAATCTCCAACCTATGTATCAAAAACCTAACACACTTTCCCTGCAGGTGAAAAAGGCCCCACCTAGGTAAAGTATTCGACTTCAAAGAAAGCTAAGACATTTTCcagggaaaaaagaagaatgatAAGCATCGGTCGTCTCGTAAAAAGGGAAAAAACTCAATGGAAAACCCTAAACCGCTagttttcccaaaaaaaaaaaaaaaacaagttctAATCAAATTCAAAAACTACTTCGAATAAATCGAAAAAAAAGGACGGCAGCACGTTTTTAAGCACAAAATTCAAAAACCAAAGTTCTAATCAAATTTAAAAACTACTTCGAATAAATCGTGCACAAACATTAGAAAAATCCAATGGCACAAATTAGACCATGAAACGGTCGATTCGCAGAAAAACTTACACCAAATCGAAGGGCTTCTTCTCTAGAAACAATCTCTTCACGCGAACGTCAGTCCCAAAATCGCATCTCTGATCCCTCTCTCATTTCAGAAGACGGAGAGACTGGGGAGCTCCGTTTTATGCAAGGTCCGGTAACGTTCGTCCGAGCTTCGGAGAGTCCGAGCCTCTAGGTTCTGTAACGTCCGTGTTACGTCCGTCTGGATATACGGTTGGGCGACTGGACTAACGGTCGTTAGTCATCCCTGACGCCTCCCGTCAAGTTTTGCCGCGTAGACCACCATACTTCAAAGTGTAATGGCATGTCGGTTTCGACTCATTTAGttcgaaaaaaaatattaacaaaaaataaaaaatatttttttatttggttggAGATGTTAAatgaaagagataaaaaatattgtttttataaaaaataaaattttaatattttacaaaaaagaaaaattatgagaaatatagaaaaatttatttttttatcagttAGAAATTAAAATTGTTTTTTCAAAATTACTTTTaacaaatcaaaatttaattcttttattaataatataatatatatatatatattataatttttttaaaaaaatatatgtttaaccaaatataatctattttggaatgtaTTATGCCAATCAATCAATCATgatgaaactatttttttaattattatatttttagaaataagttttttagaaaaatattttgataaaaaaattatgaacgaaataattatttaattgttGTAAGGATAATTTTGTACTTTTCGAAATATAAGCGTATCCGTCCGGCCACGCGTGGAAGTCACCCGGTAAAGCCAAGCTGGAGATATCCTCCATCCGGTAAAAGAAGTCGGAAGGCATCACTCCGTCAACCCGCTGAATTCTCCTTCACGGGAGGGTACCGCAATAGGATTCACCAAATCCACAGGTTGGATTCGGGTCGGAGGCTGCCGCATCCAGTCACGGCTATAAATTGAATCCATGGGATACGGACAAAATCCATATCTCTATTCCAGAAAGTGGATGAAAAGGATCGGCCTGCATATCCTTGCATTCATTGCCTAACAAAAGATCCAGTTTATAACTGGATATCGACCAGGATATCATGTGGCGTGTTTGATAATATGACCACAACTCAATTCACGCCAAATATGGCGAGGATTGGTACCATATACACAAGGGATTCTGGTGGTGTCAGTTGGGGCACACCTAACCAACACCAACTTCCATATCCCCTGTGAACAGAAAGTTGATCCATAACAAGTGATCTCTAGCTTTGTGTAATAGACAAAGCTGCAAAGCTAAGATCATGTCCATCAAGAGGAAAATATTAAAGATCGCCCATGCATCCAGTTGCCGTTATAGCTATCAGACCTGTTTATTCCTACTCAGGTAGAAGTTTTTCAGGGAgttaaattgaaaaaaaaaattcagaaacatGAGAAGTCTAAACTTGGAAAATCATTATGATGCATCgctaattttgtttattttactTATTTTCTTATGGAAGGAGAATAACTACTAGTAAAAGGGGAGGCCCCCTTTCGCTCTTACAGTGCCCATGACCGTGTTGGTCTCATGGGAGCCGCCCACCCGGTTGTCTCAAGGTAAACTTCGATGGAAGTGTTGACGAGGACGATATATCAGGAGATGCGGGTTTTGTCATCAGAGACCACGAGGGCAAATCGGTAGCGGCAGGGGGTTGGAGGATCTATGACATGATCATTGCTTGCGTCGAGCTCAAAGCTGCATTAAAAAAATGTTACTTATACGAGATAAGGACTGAGGGCAGACCACATTTTTCTTAAGGGTGATTCGGCTATGGTGGTTGAGTGGATTCGAGGTCGGGGTCGTGGTCTTGGTGTCGATTCCAAACTACTGCTCTAGGACATTTATTGTCTCCTAGCAGAATATGGGCTATCACGGGCTTCACACATCTTCAAGGAAGCGAATAACGCGT
Coding sequences within it:
- the LOC103716403 gene encoding uncharacterized protein LOC103716403, yielding MGDHVVLHVDRLIAPQTIGTIHQKEGSSSSGEPVHAPSVPSPLPVGSRKDKEEEEEERLDEDDEEPLIQMAECRICQEEDHIKNLETPCACSGSLKYVHRACVQHWCNEKGDITCEICHEPYKPGYTAPPQVHPDETTIDISGGWTIGSAPLDLRDPRVLALAAAQHHFLEAEYDEYAATNARGAAFCHSAALILMALLLLRHALTITNGDEDDDASTFFSLFLLRAAGFLLPCYIMAWALTILQRRRQRQEAAAMAATEVALILQSGQARGLQFTIAPDSPVAPQQEPHQ